The following are from one region of the Schistocerca cancellata isolate TAMUIC-IGC-003103 chromosome 11, iqSchCanc2.1, whole genome shotgun sequence genome:
- the LOC126108193 gene encoding speckle-type POZ protein-like codes for MAAVKVVQQTTCVGLGALLDAGEGAVVTLLAGETRLAAHRAVLAARSPVFQAMFQHDTLEASSGQVSIADVEGPVLRELLSYMYTLEAPQLPGMAPQLLAAADKYGLSALKSICEQQVVAQLTVENAAAAAVLAVRHSCPDLTAAAVAFIKARNIQVMATEGWADAMRNYVEDVIVVTQLLADAPPGPSLARHELLV; via the coding sequence ATGGCAGCAGTTAAAGTGGTTCAACAGACCACCTGCGTGGGCCTCGGCGCCCTTCTGGACGCGGGTGAAGGCGCTGTGGTGACGCTGCTGGCGGGGGAGACGCGGCTGGCGGCGCACCGGGCCGTCCTGGCCGCCCGGAGCCCCGTGTTCCAGGCCATGTTCCAGCACGACACGCTGGAGGCCAGCAGCGGTCAGGTCAGCATCGCAgacgtggagggcccggtgctgagGGAACTGCTGAGCTACATGTACACCCTCGAGGCCCCCCAGCTGCCCGGCATGGCCCCCCAGCTCCTCGCCGCTGCTGACAAGTACGGCTTGTCGGCCTTGAAGTCCATCTGCGAGCAGCAGGTGGTCGCTCAGCTGACCGTCGAGAACGCGGCAGCCGCGGCTGTGCTGGCAGTGAGGCACTCGTGCCCAGACCTTACTGCGGCCGCCGTCGCCTTCATAAAGGCCCGCAACATCCAGGTGATGGCCACGGAGGGATGGGCTGACGCGATGCGGAACTATGTTGAAGACGTGATCGTAGTCACCCAGCTGCTCGCTGATGCACCACCGGGTCCCAGCTTAGCACGACACGAGCTACTTGTCTGA